A single genomic interval of Juglans regia cultivar Chandler chromosome 1, Walnut 2.0, whole genome shotgun sequence harbors:
- the LOC108992092 gene encoding probable adenylate kinase 7, mitochondrial, which yields MSGLSRLRHFSPRLLTLRKLASRSYGSAAAQLHYDSDFDDEKEEELQQHGVVGTEGSVPGRGVQWVLIGHRGGQRHVYAERLSKLLEVPHISMGTLVRQELHPRSSLYKQIANAVNEGKLVPEEIIFTLLSKRLEEGYYRGETGFILDGIPRTRMQAEILDQVTDIDLVVNFKCTEEHMVNLGDGKFSPCCGYHSMSNAGCDFNLQTREKHLKPFSSDSGDLWKEKFHIYSEQSKPLEEYYRKQKKLLDFHVAGAPGETWQGLLTALHLQHMNAVSSSKKLTA from the exons ATGTCAGGCCTTAGCCGACTGCGACATTTCTCTCCGCGGCTGCTAACTCTCCGGAAACTTGCTAGCCGATCATATGGATCGGCTGCGGCCCAGCTCCATTACGACTCTGACTTTGACGACGAGAAGGAGGAGGAGCTGCAGCAACACGGTGTGGTGGGGACGGAGGGGTCGGTCCCGGGGAGAGGTGTCCAGTGGGTTTTGATAGGCCACCGAGGAGGCCAGAGACACGTTTATGCCGAGAGGCTCTCGAAGCTTCTAGAAGTCCCTCACATTTCCATGGGCACCCTCGTTCGCCAGGAGCTCCATCCTCGCTCTTCTCTCTACAAGCAG ATTGCAAATGCAGTTAATGAAGGGAAGCTTGTTCCGGAGGAGATCATTTTCACCCTGTTGTCAAAGAGGCTGGAAGAAGGATACTACAGGGGCGAAACTGGGTTCATTTTAGATGGGATTCCTCGAACAAGAATGCAAGCT GAGATTCTTGACCAAGTCACTGATATTGATTTAGTCGTGAACTTCAAATGCACAGAAGAGCACATGGTGAATCTGGGAGATGGAAAGTTTTCTCCTTGTTGCGGATATCATAGCATGAGCAATGCTGGGTGTGATTTTAATCTGCAGACTCGGGAAAAGCATCTAAAACCCTTTTCTTCTGATAGTGGAGACCTGTGGAAGGAAAAGTTCCATATCTACTCAGAGCAG AGCAAACCGTTGGAAGAATACTATAGGAAACAGAAGAAACTCCTTGATTTTCATGTGGCAGGCGCACCTGGAGAGACCTGGCAGGGGCTGTTGACTGCATTACACCTCCAGCATATGAATGCTGTTAGCTCTTCAAAGAAGCTAACTGCATGA
- the LOC108992090 gene encoding UPF0481 protein At3g47200-like: MALRQGDSVTFNIESLTSLIEDTRSHDLFIPPKPSIFKTPLILSRHNEQAYIPDAFSFGPIHHDKLNFKASEKIKARYLERLISRFPDTKLTEIVKSIEAVEKKARKCYACPIDYTPDEFVRILVIDGCFIIELFRKNSYTELREVDDPIFTMSCMLQFLYHDLILLENQLPWMVLERLFGITVERRQSKPLMQLAVEFFANIFSSTPPPVVYPIQDIEHILDLFRRLLISSVGGEEERELGWQPMPSATSLVEAGVKFRRSEYKSILDMKFINGVLEIPPLLIQETTETVFRNLVSFEQCYPNCDAWFTSYVVLVHNLINTAKDLDILCENEIIDSWSNLEDAAQFFNKIYNNTYVKKYHYLGLCQKVNRYCQRRWPRWRTVLVRNYFNTPWSTLSIMVLAMLLILLFLQTLFTIIK; the protein is encoded by the coding sequence ATGGCTTTGAGGCAAGGAGATAGCGTCACATTCAATATCGAATCCTTGACATCTTTGATAGAAGATACAAGATCCCATGATCTGTTCATACCCCCTAAGCCTTCCATCTTTAAAACCCCATTAATACTCAGCAGGCATAATGAACAAGCTTACATCCCTGACGCGTTTTCTTTTGGCCCTATTCATCATGACAAACTAAACTTCAAAGCCTCAGAAAAAATCAAAGCTAGGTATCTGGAACGCCTTATCTCTAGGTTTCCGGATACAAAGCTAACAGAAATCGTCAAATCCATCGAGGCGGTGGAGAAAAAGGCTCGTAAATGTTATGCATGTCCAATCGATTACACCCCAGATGAATTTGTAAGAATTTTGGTAATTGATGGTTGCTTCATCATTGAGCTGTTTCGCAAGAATTCTTATACTGAGCTTAGAGAAGTAGATGATCCAATTTTTACCATGTCTTGCATGCTTCAGTTTCTTTACCATGACTTGATATTGCTTGAAAACCAACTTCCTTGGATGGTACTTGAGCGCTTGTTTGGCATAACCGTGGAACGTAGACAAAGCAAGCCTCTAATGCAACTTGCAGTAGAGTTTTTTGCTAATATTTTCTCATCCACACCTCCTCCTGTGGTTTACCCAATCCAAGACATAGAGCATATTCTCGACCTGTTTAGAAGATTGTTGATTTCATCAgttggaggagaagaagaacgGGAGCTTGGGTGGCAACCCATGCCTTCTGCCACGAGCCTCGTCGAGGCTGGAGTCAAATTCAGAAGGAGTGAATATAAAAGCATCTTGGACATGAAGTTCATCAATGGCGTCCTTGAGATTCCTCCGTTACTGATTCAAGAGACAACAGAAACTGTCTTTCGGAATCTTGTCAGCTTTGAACAATGTTACCCCAATTGTGATGCTTGGTTCACTTCCTATGTCGTACTCGTACACAACCTCATTAACACTGCCAAGGATCTGGACATACTCTGCGAGAACGAGATTATTGATAGCTGGTCCAATCTAGAGGATGCAGCCCAGTTCTTTAACAAGATTTACAACAATACTTATGTCAAGAAATACCATTACCTAGGACTTTGTCAGAAAGTGAATAGATATTGCCAGCGCAGGTGGCCTAGGTGGCGTACAGTGCTTGTGCGCAACTATTTCAACACCCCTTGGTCTACTCTTTCGATAATGGTTCTTGCTATGCTTTTGATCCTCCTCTTCTTACAAACTCTGTTCACCATAATTAAGTAA